A single genomic interval of Helianthus annuus cultivar XRQ/B chromosome 13, HanXRQr2.0-SUNRISE, whole genome shotgun sequence harbors:
- the LOC110901713 gene encoding probable serine/threonine-protein kinase PBL2, producing the protein MFLVYEHVSRGSLDRYLDSPHLTWSQRLKICLDAAKALRYLHDQKERHQRLIHCDVKSANILLDDQWNAKVSNVGLSIMGPTNEHSSVTVTVVASTPGYCDPQYAMTHTLTKKSDVYSFGVVLFEVLCGRLCYTLDSKDHVNEILVTTWVKSYE; encoded by the coding sequence ATGTTCCTTGTGTACGAGCATGTGTCTCGTGGAAGCCTTGACCGCTATTTGGACTCCCCTCATCTCACGTGGTCACAACGTCTCAAGATATGTTTGGATGCCGCAAAGGCGCTAAGGTACCTTCATGATCAAAAGGAGAGACACCAAAGACTTATTCACTGTGATGTAAAAAGTGCCAACATCCTACTTGATGACCAATGGAATGCTAAAGTTTCTAACGTTGGATTATCAATAATGGGCCCCACTAATGAACATAGCTCTGTTACTgtcacagttgtagcaagtacccCTGGGTACTGTGATCCACAGTATGCGATGACACACACCCTAACGAAAAAGTCCGATGTATACTCTTTTGGTGTGGTCTTATTTGAAGTTTTATGTGGGAGATTATGCTATACGCTTGATAGCAAGGATCATGTTAACGAGATCTTAGTGACCACGTGGGTTAAGAGCTATGAATAG
- the LOC110901712 gene encoding probable serine/threonine-protein kinase PBL23 — translation MDAFLQQFQHLQIQLEDITSATDNFNDDNCIGRGGFGKVYKGELSHSKGRSMVAIKDRGHGQGIPEFLKEITSLSHYSHENLISLLGFCYQGDKMILGLRYLHDPRGTHQRLIHCDVENANILLDDNWNGKVSDFGLSKMGPANEEQSVIITFAAGTPGYYDPQYAMTNTLAKESDQWSY, via the exons ATGGATGCTTTCttgcagcagtttcaacatcttCAAATCCAACTAGAAGATATAACATCAGCCACCGACAACTTCAACGATGATAACTGTATTGGACGTGGTGGTTTCGGGAAAGTTTACAAAGGAGAACTGTCTCACTCTAAGGGACGAAGCATGGTTGCTATCAAGGATCGGGGGCATGGACAAGGAATACCCGAGTTCTTGAAAGAGATCACATCGCTTTCCCATTACAGCCATGAAAATCTCATCTCTCTtctgggattttgttaccaagggGATAAGATGATCCTC GGGCTAAGGTACCTTCATGATCCAAGGGGGACACACCAAAGACTTATTCACTGTGATGTAGAAAACGCCAACATACTTCTCGATGACAACTGGAATGGTAAAGTCTCTGACTTTGGATTATCGAAAATGGGTCCCGCTAATGAGGAGCAATCGGTTATTATCACCTTTGCAGCAGGTACCCCTGGGTACTATGATCCGCAGTATGCGATGACAAACACTCTAGCGAAAGAGTCAGAC CAATGGTCGTATTGA